The stretch of DNA GTGAGGTCCTCGAACACGGTCGAGGTCTGGAACGTCCGGCCGACGCCGAGGCGGGAGATCCGGTGGACCTTGCGGCCCTGCAGTTGGTTCCCGGCGAACTCGATGTGACCGGTGGAGTCCACCAGACCGGAGATGGCGTCGATGATCGTCGTCTTGCCGGCGCCGTTGGGTCCGATGAGGAACCGCAGGTCGCCCTTGAGGACCGTCAGGTCGACGGCGTCGACGGCGACGAACCCGTCGAAGGAGACCGTCAGCTTGCTGATCTCGAGGTAGTCGGTCGCCATCAGGCCATGCTCCCCACGTCGTGCTTGACGGTCTCGACGGGATTCGCCGCGGGCGGATCCGTCCGGCCCCGGCGCCTGTCGTCCCACCGGCCCCGCGCGTTGCGGATCGCCGCGCCGACGCCGGCGATACCGCCGGGCAGGAACGCGATGACCACGATGAACAGCGCACCCTGGATGTAGGTCCAGAACGCGGGGAACTGCTCCGAGAGCGTGCTCTGGGCCCACGCAACGCCGATCGCGCCGAGCACCGGGCCCCAGAGGGTGCCGCGGCCGCCGATGGCCACGCCGATGAGCATCGCGATGGACGGCGCGACCCCGACGTCCAGTGGCGTGATGATGCCGACGACGGGCACGAACAGCGCGCCACCGATGCCCGCCATCGCGGCCGCGATGACGTACGCGACGACCTTGACGTTGGCCGGGTCGTACCCGAGGAACCGGACCCGCTCCTCCGAGCTCTGGCAGGCGCGGAGCAGCTCGCCGTAGCGGCTGTTGCGCAGCTGCCGGGCGATCGCCACCATCACCAGCAGGAAGCCCGCGGCGATGAAGAACAGCATCTTCTGGTTGGCGGGGTCGTCCAGGTCGTAGCCGAAGAACGACCGGAAGTTGTTGAGCCCGTTGGTGCCGTTGGTGTAGTTCCCCGACTGCGAGCCGAGCACGATGATGAGCAGCGCGAACGCCGCGGCCAGCGCCTGCGACAGGATCGCGAAGTACGCGCCACGGACCTTGCGCTTGAAGGTCGCCAGCCCCAGCACCAGCGCCACCAGGGCGGGCAACAGCGCGATCGCCACGATCGTGACGATGCCACTGCGGAACATCTCGACCCACCCGGGCAGGAAGTCCGTCGTCGGCGGCATGTAGTCGGGAGCCCGTCCGGGGCCGGCGTCGTCCAGCTTCATGTGCAGGCCCATGGCGTAGGCACCGAGCCCGAAGAACACGCCCTGTCCGAGGGTGAGCATGCCGCCGCTGCCCCACGCCAACCCGATGCCGACGGCGACGATGGCGAAGCAGAGGTAGCGCGCGAGCAGGTTGAGGCGGAAGTCGCTGAGCACCGCCGGGGCCAGCACGAAGAGCACCGCGGCGGCGACGAGGAACGGGATGAACGCCGAGAACCGGCTCGAGGTCAGCGCTTTCATGCCAGGCTCCGGGTGCGCACGTTGAAGATGCCCTGCGGCCGCAGTTGCAGGAACGCGACGATGGCGACGAAGACGATGATGCGGGCCAGCGAGGCGTCGTAGATCTTCTCCAGCGCCGCCTGGCCGATGCCGAGGACGAACGCGGCGATGACCGCACCCTTGATCTGCCCGATGCCTCCCACCACGACGATCAGGAAGGCGTTGATGATGTAGGACTGCCCGACCGAGGAGTTCACCGGCGACAGCTGGGTGAGGGCGACGCCGGCGATACCGGCCAGCCCGGAGCCGAGGAAGAACGTCAGCCGGTCGGTGGCGCGGCTGGAGATGCCGGAGCACTCGGCGAGCTGGCGGTTCTGCACGGTGGCGCGGATGCGGCGTCCCAGCGACGTGGTCTTCAGCGCGACGGACAGGCCGACGACGGTGACGACGGCGAGCACCAGCACGAAGACCCGGGTCTTGGGGAAGTCGAAGCCGAACAGCTCCAGCGGACCCTGCAGCCAGGTCGGCGTCCGTACCGACTTGCCCTGGGTGCCGAAGATGTTCTTGGCCAGCTGCTGCAGGATGAGCGACACACCGTAGGTCACCAGCAGGGTGTCCAACGGGCGGTGGTACATCCGTCGCAGCAGCGTCATCTCGAGCACGACGCCCAGCAACCCGCCGACCAGGAACGCCACCGGGATGGAGAGCAGCAGGCCGACGCCCGCGTTGTCGAACAGTCCCTGCACGACGAAGGCGGTGTAGCCGCCGGCCATGATGAACTCGCCGTGCGCCATGTTGATGACGCCCATCTGACCGAAGGTCAGGGCCAGACCGATCGCCGCGAGCAGCAGGATCGATCCGATGCTCAGGCCGGTGAAGACCTGCGAAACCACTACATCCATCGGGACTCCGAGGGTCGGGGTGGGTGACTGCGGTGCCGTGGTGGACCCGGCGGCGGGGCGGTGGGCCCCGCCGCCGGGGTCGTCAGCTCAGGCCGGCGGCCCAGGGGTAGGTGGTCAGGTACGGATCCGGCTCGATGGGCGCCGGCGAGGTCCACTCGGTGTAGATGAGCCCGTCCTCGGCGACCTTGCCGATCAGCGCGGTCTTGGCGATGTGGTGGTTGTCGCCGTTGATGGTGACGGTCCCCTCCGGCGCCTCGAAGCTGACTCCGCCGGCGTTGGCCTGGATGTCGGCGACGGCGAAGGACTTGCCCTTCTCGACGGTGTTCTTCCACAGGTACATAGACGTGTAGGCGGCTTCCATCGGGTCCGACGTCACGCGGTCGTCCCCGTACTTGGCCTTGAAGTCCTCGACGAACTTCTTGTTGGCTGGCGTGTCCAGCGTCTGGTAGTAGTTCCACGCGGTCAGCTGACCGACGAGGTTCTCGACGCCGACGCCGGAGACCTCCTCCTCGGCGATGGACACCGAGACGACCGGCATGGTGTCGGCGGCGAGCCCGACGTTGCGGTACTCCTTGAAGAAGGAGACGTTGGCGTCGCCGTTGAGGGTGTTGAACACCGCGCCGGCACCGGAGTCCTTGACCTTGGTGATGATCGTGGAGAAGTCGGCGCCCGAGGCCAGCGGCACGTACTCCTCACCCTTGATCTCCATACCGTTCGCCGCGGCCCAGGCCTTGATCTCCTTGTTGGCGGTCTGCGGGAAGACGTAGTCGCTGCCGACGAGGAACAGGCTGGTGACGCCCTGCTCCTTGAGGTAGTCCAGGGCGGGCAGGATCTGCTGGTTGGTGGTGGCGCCGGTGTAGAAGATGTTCTTGCTCGACTCCAGACCCTCGTACTGGACGGGGTAGTAGAGCAGGGCGTCGTTGCTCTCGAAGACAGGCAGCATGGCCTTGCGAGAGGAGGAGGTCCAGCCCCCGAAAACCGCAGCGACGCAATCGCTCTGGATGAGCTTGGTCGCCTTCTCGGCGAAGGTGGCGGGTTCGGAGGCGCCGTCCTCGGCGACCACCTCGAGCTGCTTGCCGAGGACGCCGCCCGCGGCGTTGATCTCGTCGGCGGCCATCATCAGCGACTCCTGGACGGTCTTCTCGCTGATCGCCATCGTGCCGGAGAGCGAGTTGAGGAACCCGATCTTCACGGAGTCGCCCGAGGTGTCGACGCAGGAGGCGCCCGCGGCGGCCGGAGTGGCCGATCCGGCGGACGAGCTGGTCGTCGTCGAGCCGCCGGCCTGCGGGGTGATCTTGCTGCCGCAGGCGGTCAGCACCAGGACCGCGGTCAGTCCGAGCAGTCCCGCGCTCGTGATGTTTCGTCGGGTGTGTTTCACGGCAACGCCTTTCGCAGTTCGATGGGTGTTCTTCGCGGAACAACGGCCGGCGCGGCGCAACGGTGGGTACCGTGGGAGGCACGCCGGTCAGGAGCGCCGATCCGCCGACAGGCTTTCCGGTGGTTCGAACCGCACGCGAGATCCCCGGCCGCAGAATGCTTCTGTCCGGCACGTCTTCCCGCTCGATCCGAGAGCAACGTATGGGCGAGGTGTTTCACGCAGGGTGGCCGCCGCATTGCTGCCAGATTGCCGGGGCGGGCCCATTGTTGCCGCCAGAAGTCGTCACGACCTCGGCTCACCCGGACAGCGGCTTGACCCAGCCACCGCGGGTGTCGGCCGGCGTGAGCGCTGCGCGCGGCGTGCTCCCGGCCTACACTTCGCCGCATCGACGGAGGTGACCCGATGCCCGTTCGCTGGTACACGACGGTGATCGACTGCCAGGACGCGGCCGCCCTCGCCCGCTGGTGGGCCGGGGTGCTGGACTGGCGCATCGCCTACGAATCCGACGACGAGATCGTCCTGGTGCCGCGGCACGCCTTCGACCCGACCCGGACCCTTCCGCTGGAGCAGCGCGGGCCGGGCCTCGTGTTCGTCCCGGTGCCGGAGGACAAGCAGCGGAAGAACCGGCTGCACCTCGACCTCGCCCCCGGTCCGGTGGACGATCAACGCGCCGAGGTGGAGCGGCTGGTACGACTCGGCGCCAGTCACGTAGACGTGGGTCAACCGGACGACGCCTCGTTCGTCGTGCTCGCCGACCCGGAGGGCAACGAGTTCTGCGTGCTGTCACCGCGGGGCTGATCGCTCGGGTGGGTGATGTGACCTGCCCCATAATGCGTCCCGGTAACCCGGGTTAGCCGACGGAATGAGGGCTCCCGGCCATCAGCGGCGACTCGACCGCTTTGCCGCCCCCGGGACGGATGAAAGGATCACCGTGCCCTGAGGGGGCGGCAACGACGGCGCCACCGGTACGCCCGCCGCCCGTGTCCACCCGATGTTCTGCGAGGAGCCCCGTGGTCCGTCAGCGCGTCACGCTGATGGACGTCGCCGCCCGGGCGGGTGTGTCCAGGACGACGGCGTCGTTCGTGATGACCGGTCGTCGCGACATGCGGATCTCCAGCGCGGCGGAGCAGCGGGTGTTGCAGGCCGCACGGGAGCTGGACTACCGGCCCAATCTGCTGGCGCGCAGTCTCCGGACGAACCTGTCGCAGACGATCGGGCTGATCTCCGACGTGGTGGCCACCGAGCCGTTCGCCGGTCATCTGATCCGCAGCAGCATGACGACCGCGCTGCTGCACGATCACCTGCTGTTCGTCGGCGAGAGCGAGGGCGACCCGGCGGTCGAGGAACAGCTGGTCCGCAGCATGCTGGACCGCGGCGTCGGCGGATTCCTCTACGCGTCGTCGTCGACGCGGGTGGTCGAGGTGTCGGCGTTGTTCGAGTCGCAGCGGCTGGTGCTCCTCAACTGCCTGGCCCGGGGGGACGACGTGACCGCCGTGGTCCCGGACGAGGAGGGCGGCGGCCGACTGGCCGCGACCACCCTGCTCGACGCGGGACACCGCGACGGCATCGTGCTGGTCGGCGAGACCCTGGACCATGTGGTGGCCGGTCGGGACCGGCGACGCGGCATCGAGGCCGCCCTCGCCGACGCCGGCGCCGGACTGGCGGGCGAGGTGGCGACGACGTGGTGGCCCGAGCCGACGTTCGCCGCGATGTCTCGGATGCTCGCCGCCGGGCATCGGCCGACCGCAATCGTGTGCCTGAACGACCGGGTGGCGCTCGGTGTCTACCAGGCACTGGCCGACGCGGGGCTGTCGGTGCCCGGTGACGTGTCGGTGATCTCGTTCGACGACTCGGACCTGGCCGGCTGGGTGCGCCCCGGACTGACCAGCGTGGCGCTGCCGCACCTGGAGATGGGGCGACGAGCGACGGAGCTGCTGATGGCGCCGGCCGGGTCGCCGGTTGTGCACCGCATCGAGATGCCGCTGGTGTCGCGGGAGTCGGTAGGCCCGCCGCGCTGAGCGGAGAGTGGGCGGATGGCCCGGAAAACCAGTCAGCCCCCCGCTGGCCTGACGGCTGCGAAGGGCTGGTGGTGGCCAGGCGCGGGGTCGAACCGCGGACCTTCCACTTTTCAGGCGGACGCTCGTACCAACTGAGCTACCTGGCCTCAAACGTAGGGCCGGGCTCATGTGACTGAACCCGGCCCACGTTCGGCGACCCCGACGGGACTTGAACCCGCGACCTCCGCCGTGACAGGGCGGCGCGCTAACCAACTGCGCTACGGGGCCTCGGTGTTGCTGAGACCTTGGTGCTGAACTGCGTGACGCTGGGACTACTTTACTGCCTCGTGGAGGTGCTCGTGACCTCTGCGCTGCGTACCCCCAACGGGATTCGAACCCGTGTTACCGCCGTGAAAGGGCGACGTCCTAGGCCACTAGACGATGGGGGCTGGAGGAACTCCGCCTCCAACGGCCATCCGTTGGGAGCGAGTCAACTATAGGGGACGAGGTGCGGCGCTCCCAAATCCGCCACGGCGCCCTGCTCCGACGGGGCAGTCGCGCCGCACTCGACCTGTCCACAAGGATCAGATCGTTACTCCCCATCGCCACCGTGGTCGGTACGCTACTCCGATCGGGTCGCGCCAGGCGGGGCCCACGTCGGCGAACGTGGACAGGGGTTCTGGTGGGGCGACGAACGACCGACACGCGACGTGCGCTGCTGGCGCTGATCACCGCGGGGTTGAGTGTGACCGGGATCGCTGCCTGCAGCGCCGGGCAGGCCAACCCGGGAACCACGCTGGCGCCGGTGGACAGCTCGGCGAGTCGGAGCGAGGCGCTCTCCACCGCCACTGATGCCTCGTCCAGTTTGGGGTCCGGAACCGCAGCGCAGCCGACCGATGGCGGATCCCGGTCTGAAACAACGCCCCAGACCCCCGAGTCGACAAGTTCAGAGCCCACGAAGATGCCATGGTCGAATTTGGACCTCAGCCCAGACCAGGTCCGTGAAGCACAGGCAGCGCTCGACGCTTATGTCGGATACCGCCGCGTCTCGGACCTCACCTTCACCGACCCTCGGAGGGATTGGGCTTCAGAGATATACGAATACGCAGCAGACCCAGTGGCGTCTAATCTTGTAAAGTTTGTCAGGGACCCCGCGTTCCAACAGGGCAGCGGAGAAGGCCGCACGATCATCGACCCTCGAGTTACGGAAGTAGGAACTGGAACAGTCGAACTCAGCGACTGTGTCGATAACACTGCTTCCATCTTCGTCGATGCGAATGGAAATTCGCTCATTGCGCCCGATGCACCCGGCTTCTACCGTCGCCATCCGGCAACGGTGTCAGTCAGCCAAATCGACAACCGATGGCTGGTAACCTCCGTGGTTAACGACTTCAGTGTCCAATGCTAGCGATGAGGATTGCCGGCGCAGCACTATTGATGGCGCTCGAGAGCCTCGTTGTATTAGCTCCTGCGTACGCCGACCCAGACCAGCCCTCGGTTTCAAGATCGTCAGCCCCGACGGCCGGTTGTGGCGATCAAGTATGCATCGTCGGCGCGACTGATTCAGTAGTAAAGAAAACGCTGATTGCGGTGGTTACGACAGGAGCCACTGCCGTCAAGTCTTCAATGGAGAGCCTATGCAAGCAACAACCTATGCCTACCCAGCCAGCCGCCGACTCACCGCTCTGGGCGGGACACACGCCAGCAGACGGATTTATTGCCTACGACATTTGTCCGACGAACTCGGCAGCCGTGCCATTTACTAACTCTCAGCCCTATTTCGTTGGGAATGGGACCACACCTACCGCCGTCAGCCCTGAGGCGCTTGCGCTAAGCGCACAGGCAGCTATTCGATTCGTCCCGCCGGTCCTTCACTTTGGACCCGACACGCAAATAGCCGTGAATCGCTGGCTCTACCTGTGGGTTGACAATCCAGGTCCACTGATTGCACAGGCTACGGCTGGAGCGGTGACTGTGACACTCACAGCCACGCTGAGTTCGGTGACGTGGTCCATGGGTGAACCCGCCAACCCAAAGGCGCCTAAGGGGCCACCGGCGACCATCACATGCGACGGCCCGGGGCGCGATCCTGGCCCGACCGCCAACGCGAACATTTCTAAGCCGGCTGCTTCGGACGCGTGCGTCTATGCCTACCGTTGGCGCTCCCTGCCGGAACGAACCGGGGGCACAGCAACCTGGCCGGTCACGGCAACCGCGAATTGGACCGTCACCTGGACATCGAACGTGGGTGTGGGCGGC from Nakamurella deserti encodes:
- the urtC gene encoding urea ABC transporter permease subunit UrtC; the encoded protein is MKALTSSRFSAFIPFLVAAAVLFVLAPAVLSDFRLNLLARYLCFAIVAVGIGLAWGSGGMLTLGQGVFFGLGAYAMGLHMKLDDAGPGRAPDYMPPTTDFLPGWVEMFRSGIVTIVAIALLPALVALVLGLATFKRKVRGAYFAILSQALAAAFALLIIVLGSQSGNYTNGTNGLNNFRSFFGYDLDDPANQKMLFFIAAGFLLVMVAIARQLRNSRYGELLRACQSSEERVRFLGYDPANVKVVAYVIAAAMAGIGGALFVPVVGIITPLDVGVAPSIAMLIGVAIGGRGTLWGPVLGAIGVAWAQSTLSEQFPAFWTYIQGALFIVVIAFLPGGIAGVGAAIRNARGRWDDRRRGRTDPPAANPVETVKHDVGSMA
- the urtB gene encoding urea ABC transporter permease subunit UrtB — its product is MDVVVSQVFTGLSIGSILLLAAIGLALTFGQMGVINMAHGEFIMAGGYTAFVVQGLFDNAGVGLLLSIPVAFLVGGLLGVVLEMTLLRRMYHRPLDTLLVTYGVSLILQQLAKNIFGTQGKSVRTPTWLQGPLELFGFDFPKTRVFVLVLAVVTVVGLSVALKTTSLGRRIRATVQNRQLAECSGISSRATDRLTFFLGSGLAGIAGVALTQLSPVNSSVGQSYIINAFLIVVVGGIGQIKGAVIAAFVLGIGQAALEKIYDASLARIIVFVAIVAFLQLRPQGIFNVRTRSLA
- the urtA gene encoding urea ABC transporter substrate-binding protein; this encodes MKHTRRNITSAGLLGLTAVLVLTACGSKITPQAGGSTTTSSSAGSATPAAAGASCVDTSGDSVKIGFLNSLSGTMAISEKTVQESLMMAADEINAAGGVLGKQLEVVAEDGASEPATFAEKATKLIQSDCVAAVFGGWTSSSRKAMLPVFESNDALLYYPVQYEGLESSKNIFYTGATTNQQILPALDYLKEQGVTSLFLVGSDYVFPQTANKEIKAWAAANGMEIKGEEYVPLASGADFSTIITKVKDSGAGAVFNTLNGDANVSFFKEYRNVGLAADTMPVVSVSIAEEEVSGVGVENLVGQLTAWNYYQTLDTPANKKFVEDFKAKYGDDRVTSDPMEAAYTSMYLWKNTVEKGKSFAVADIQANAGGVSFEAPEGTVTINGDNHHIAKTALIGKVAEDGLIYTEWTSPAPIEPDPYLTTYPWAAGLS
- a CDS encoding VOC family protein, whose product is MPVRWYTTVIDCQDAAALARWWAGVLDWRIAYESDDEIVLVPRHAFDPTRTLPLEQRGPGLVFVPVPEDKQRKNRLHLDLAPGPVDDQRAEVERLVRLGASHVDVGQPDDASFVVLADPEGNEFCVLSPRG
- a CDS encoding LacI family DNA-binding transcriptional regulator encodes the protein MVRQRVTLMDVAARAGVSRTTASFVMTGRRDMRISSAAEQRVLQAARELDYRPNLLARSLRTNLSQTIGLISDVVATEPFAGHLIRSSMTTALLHDHLLFVGESEGDPAVEEQLVRSMLDRGVGGFLYASSSTRVVEVSALFESQRLVLLNCLARGDDVTAVVPDEEGGGRLAATTLLDAGHRDGIVLVGETLDHVVAGRDRRRGIEAALADAGAGLAGEVATTWWPEPTFAAMSRMLAAGHRPTAIVCLNDRVALGVYQALADAGLSVPGDVSVISFDDSDLAGWVRPGLTSVALPHLEMGRRATELLMAPAGSPVVHRIEMPLVSRESVGPPR